The following is a genomic window from Oncorhynchus kisutch isolate 150728-3 linkage group LG6, Okis_V2, whole genome shotgun sequence.
CCTCCACTGGGCTGACCCCCTTCCAGCCTGCCCTGGCTCTGTGGACCCCGAGCCAGACCAacgctcctgcggtggacgagtgGTTCTGGCATGCAGAGGAGGTTTGGAACTATGCCCATGTAAGGCTCCAGCTCGCCATCCGCAGGAATGTCCCCGATTTGTGGGGCCCTTCAAGGTCCTCCAGAGAGTCAACGGGGTcggctccagtacctggtggactagGAGGGGTATGTCCAGAGGAGCACTGTTGGGTCCCGGTGGATGAGATCCTGGATCCCATCATCCAGGATACCTTCCGGACCAAGCCGCACGTCAGGAGGGGGGGGTACCGTCATGCCTGCTCTGGCGCTCagcggtctactaaccaccggtcctggcaacccacattgcacacacacctgctccaCATTATGTAAACCTGGACTTCAtcatcaccctgattactctccctgtTTTCCCTCCcctattggtagttacagtcagGACTCgtgagaggtgaaggtcgagagccatgcttcatccgaaacacgaccctgccaagccgcactgcttcttgacacactgctcgcttaacccggaagccagccgcaccaatgtgtcggaggaaacaccgtacaactagcgaccatgtcagcgtgcatgcgcccaggtctgtagtggcgccactagcactgtgatgcagtgccttagtatTGGTTTTGTTTACGTTCAGTACGCTACTCCTGTTTTAATTATCTTCATGTTTCTTATTATTAAACACctcctgcacctgcttcctgactccctgcgtaTACGTTACAAATATCCTCTTTGATATCTCTTGTAGTGGAGATGAATGACGATGACAACTTTGATGAGCAAGCCCTCCCTCTTGGTGAGTATTTCATTTCTAACCCTTAAAGCAGGGGTTCCCAAATGTTTTTACTCAtggccccccttccagcattggggaacaaaCAAGATTAGCTTAGAATTCAGTAGCATTATTTTATTGTATGAAGAATACAAAAGTATATTTTCTCCAAATTAATTCCAAAGGATTGCGCACATGCGGCTATAAGAAacagttatttatgcaactttagttgtgatacaaacattGAGCTATATATTGATATATTCTAAGGCTGCATGTTGTACCTCTAATGATTTGAAAAAAAATATGCATGAAAGGAATAAGCTCTGCATTGTTTCTtgtgcaggctgcacacacttcatcagtctctcattcacaatttgacaagcacttgataatattctcaaCAGGCCTTGAATTCCCTGGCGGCTTGCCCCttgtgtggccataatgcccCCTAAAATACCCATGGCTTTTGCAGCCAAAGTGGCTGTGTGCCCATGGGCTGaaatataataatttaaattcccTTCTCCCAGCAGCCttgctccgaagcacctctcactcacatggctctctcagatatctcaattcttattagccaatgcaCTTCATGTGATCGGGTCCTTCTCACAGGCATCTCAACTCtgaagtaggctacaagtgaatACAGACACATTGGGGATGCAACAGCGTGCGTCCGTCATCGAATTCCGAGGAGTGTTTTGAAGACGTTAGAATGGTCCACataagatgagtaggcctaacaaacagcaaaagcactagcctatgtcaatctactatcgcCCATAATACAAAGGTTGACCTATTCTGTGCAAGAacatactctgggacagttgcaggatgtgatagatcccaaattaataccaCTCGCATCAAACCTAAAAGCAATTAGGCTGATGCAACCTATCAGAACGTTtggcttaaaatgttgataaactattaggctatttcttcacataagCTCAGCAATGCGCTATAAGagcaaatgttccaaaatgcaatcaattagctgttctcaaaagtgaccgcaaatgtgaCTATAATAAAGCATTACATCCATAAAGGTGCATATTTTTTCtttcttccccaaacttgaaactcatgtgCCGCCTATGTATGCCAGTTAAGCTCTACATCgattgtaaagcggattaatttAAGTTATTTGGACACTTTTTAGTTGTGATCCAAACCTTATcagaacatataggcctatgggcctaCATGTGTGCAACTATGATTTCAAAAAGCCGCAAAAAAGGCATGTGCTGTTTCTTGCGTGAGGTGTGCAACTATGATTTCAAAAAGCCGCAAAAAAGGCACGTGCTGTTTCTTGCGTGAGGTGTGCAAATATGATTTCAAAAAGCCGCAAAAAAGGCATGTGATGTTTCTTGCGCAcacgctgggcatcattcacaagtgatattcTCACCCAtcatttaatcttgtctttacatataatAAATAATtagtgaaattagttttgatttagaatggctcATTATCATGCACCCGTCTCGGGGCAGTGAACAAAAAAtacgtcatctatgcacttaattagcgaatggaggatgcttttcagGTCGCCCCAAAAAcgtacatattgcagctttaatgtaAAATAGAACTTCTAGAAACGTTCCATTGCAAGAACATTCTGAGAAAATCGCTGGACTGACACTCGTCATATGCTCCAGCAATGTTTACATTTCCTGTTGGATTTTTTTGAAGATGGTTTTGATCAATGTTCACTCAAATTGTTCTGTATTAATGTAAATTGAAATTCTCAGTCAGCATGTGTTACCACGTAGTATATTGTATTAGGCTTCTGTACATGTTTTCACCCTGTCCTGTTTATAATTGTAATGTGCTTGTATACCTGAGGCCATAAATAAAtatcatttgagagaaataaggttaTTAGAAACAATCCCTGAATGTCTATACTATATCTGCACCATCAACAGATTTGTTCAAAAACAATAACCATCACATAATACAGTATTCACTCATGAAGAACTCAGATGACAGAGCAACTGAGTTTTCTAACAGGTCTATGAGCTAAGCCAGTAATGGTGGTATAGCTCAGGGGCACacaatgacatcaaattgataaTCTGTATTTTTGTTTAATTCACAAATTATCATGAACAAAGCTAATCATTTCAACAAATGAAATGTACTCAATGTTCAGGTCGCTATGAAATGTTATTACACGTCAATATCATAATTGTTAATGTGATCTACCCTGAACACTTCGCAAGATGTTAACCTTGAAGTTGAAGCAGTTTGTAAGATTTTCAGTTATTTCATCTAATGAAACACTACACATCACACTGTGGCTTTAAAACAAAACAACTTTTCAATTTGCAAGTCAGTGTGCATTAATCAATTTATCCATTCCCATAGTTTTGCCACATCCTTTCCAACTTCTCACTCATCTTTGGATTTCTGCTCCTTGCGGGCCCGAGAGGCCATGACTTTGAAGAAGAGGGCGGGCCACAGGGTGCGAATGTAGATGGCCAGAGTGGGCAGGGGCCCAGCCAAAAGGACCTCTTTACTCCTGTGATGGACAGCCTTCAGGACCACTTGGGCCACATCTTTCGGTTCCCGCCCTAAAGCTGTTGTCTCATCCAGGACTTTaccagagtagagaggagagaaataaatagatgactaatgtaattacagagggggaggggaaaggCAGAGAAAGAGTGGCCAGTTAATTCCTCTCCATTACCTCCATATTTGGAGCCATCACACGTGACAGCGTTAAGAGACAGATTGGTTCTGATGTAGCCAGGGCTGACCACTGTCACCTGGATATTGTAGCGCTCCATCTCAGCCCTCAGACAGTCAAAGTAGGCCTGGGTGGCGTGTTTGGAGGCAGCATCTGCTCAAAACACATTACTAGTATGTATACATCCTTTACTAGTACAGATATCACTGACAGAGCTATTTGCAGTTGGAAATAATACCCGTTTCACCTTCCTTTGGAAATGTTTGTAgatttttgttatgttacacaTTTTCCAAAAGATCAAAATGTCAAAATGTGATTTCATGGATAATTATTTAACCTCAGTTATAGGGTTGGCATCACTATCTCTACATTACTCACAAGCTGATCTGTAGGGGATAGCAATCTTCCCCTGGACACTGCTGATGACCACTACGTGTCCACTGTGCCGGCGAACCATGGAGGGCAGGATGGctacaggtggagagagagagggatggagaaaacaaaaaaagtggagagtggagagaaaaATCAAGAGACTACATGAGCTCAAGACATGAATGGCATTTGTCATTTGACCACAGAGAGAGTACATTTGGAAATCGGGTGATCATAACCTTTACCTTGAGTTAGAGCTATGGGCCCAAAGTAATTGGTGTCCATGACGTCCCTCTGTACGGAGATGTGCGTCTCCAGGATGTTGCCGCGGTGACTGATGCCGGCGTTGTTGATGAGGACATCCACATGGCCGTAGCAACTCAGGATCTCCTTTGCGGCCATGGCAACCACCTCCACTGTGTCGGACAGGTCAAATACCACCATACAGGGGGTGTACGTCTGCCggtgatgacatcacagacaTGTCATAAGAATTcaaggggtgcatctcaatagtcaaATGTTCCTCTCTCCCCTGACTCCTTTCCTTCATCTGACATGATGTAAAAAAGCTGAACTGGTGAAGGCAAATTTCTAGTATCCAACTAATCGCTCTCCCTTATCTTATGTTTTCATGTCAGCccagtggaggaagaggagatgagaagtGAGTAAGTGTGTGTCTCCATACCTGCTGCTGGCTGTCTGCTGCGGTGGCTATGAGCTCCTGAACTACGTCCTGTAGCCTGGCTCCGTCCCGGCCACACAGAACCAGCCTTGCTTTGGCAGCATGGAACACCCGAGCACACtctgcaacacaacacacacactattttaAAAGGTATAGTTCACTTTAAACTAGTACCTAGAACCTTTGAGTatgtttttaattttatttttgtgaTTCTGTCTATGTAGCCTACATTGTGTATGCTGCGAAATTGCCTCATTGAGGACATTAAGTTTTCTAATCCAAAATAACACTCACCTCTCCCCAGGCCAGAGCTGGCTCCAGTGATGACCACTACAGTGTCCTGGATGGTAGCCCCCTGTTGGAGCCTCTGGAGCAGCCGGTAGAGCAGCACCAGCCCCAGCCCACCCAGGACCAGCGGCACCACTCCGCCCATTACACGCTCCATGGCTGGGAAGATAGGGTCGGGTGGTCCGGTCCAAATCAGTTTACCCTGCCTGGACAACACACAACCACTTCTCTTCAGGATTTCCaagctgcttcccaaatggcaccctattttctatatagtgcactagttttgataggaatctggtcagaagtagtgaacTGTGTAGAAAATAGCATCATTTCAGAGGCAAGTTAGAGGCTGCCAACCTGTGAGGATCAGCAGAAATCATTGCCCACCAAATTAAAATACCGTAAAACTTTTCTTTAATAGCGCAGGCGTTTATTTGCttaaatcactgaacacaacaggCACTAATTAGAGACCGACTTCTATTTGAGCCAGGCGTCTATTTCCTTAATgaacacatttttttgtattgtttaaTTCCAGCATTTTAATCCATTTCTAAATGTCCTGCACTAATGTGTTATGTACACACTGTGTCATGTTTATTTTGTCTTAGTACGCTTCagtaaaaaatacaacaaaaacagAATAAGGCCAATAATAGTACATTATGAAACGCGATAAAGAAACCTTAGAGATttcccttcaaaataaaagtcccacaATGAAGGTGGTAAAGAATTATACAAATGGTCGAAATTCGTAACATTTTATGAGGAAATGTAAGCGGACTTAGAATTTTGTTTAACAATATGAAAAAAGGAATGAAGTTAATCGCCTTTATAGCGCAAATAATAATATTGCATTGACATTTAACAGCATTAAAAGTAATGATTACTAGATAGTTATGGTAACagtaaatgttattttttataatacttctattaatagtaataacaatattaataataataatatgataatCAAATTTAGAAAACACTTGTTAATTAGCCCATTGGTATTGCATGATGTTCAGCACATTTTTCATATTGTGTGGGGGGGGTCCCATTGTACTCAGGAGCTTTTTACTAAGAGTTTTGATCTATATTTTTCATTGGGTATTTACCATtgcaaaccaatgctggcactaagaccacactcaacaagctgtatagggccataagcaaacaagaaaatgctcatccagggGTGGTTCTCCTAGTGGCCGGTAATTTTAATTCAGGAAAAttgaaatccgttttacctcatttctaccagcatgtcacctgtgcaactagagggatAAAAacctctagatcacctttactacacacacagactccatacaaagctctccatttggcaaattagaccataactctatcctactgattcctgcttacaagcaaaaactcaaaacaAGAAATATCAGTAACGCACTGGGTGCATGCCACTTGGGTGCATGCCACTTGGGTGcatgctcagttccctcctgcactccctgttaaCTCATGAGTTTGCGACATGacggtggtaggtctgatcaccaacgacacagcctatagggggaggtcagagacttggcattgtggtgccaggacaacagcctcaacgtgggcaagacaaaggagatttttgaggactacaggaaatggagggctgaaCACAtccccattcacattgacggggggtcgagagcgtcaagttccttgACGTCCACATCCCtcaggacctatcatggtccatacacacaaacacagtcgtgaagagggaacaATAATGCCTCTTCCCCTCAGCAGGCTGAATAGATTTGGCATTGACCCTCAGATAATTTAaatgttatacagctgcaccactgagagcattgTGACAGGCtccatcaccacctggtatggcaactgctcggcatccatacgcaaggtgctacagagggtagtgcgtacggcccagtacatcactggggccaaacgcCCTGCCATCCAtggcctctataccaggcggtgtcagaggaaggccctgaaaattgtcagactccagccacccaagttatagacttttctctctgctactgcacggcaagcggtgccgGAGCACCAAATCTGtgaccaaaaggcacctgaacagcttctacccccaagccataagactaacTGTTCagcaatcaaatggctacccggacaatTTACACTGACCCCCCTTTATTATTTATGTATCTTAATTGTTTTGGACTGACTTCCTTGCACTGGCTCTTCACACCCACTAGATTCTACCCTCACATACactacactgtcactccaacacacacgcatgcatattgacaccacacacactttacatacgctgctgctaccctCTTTATTATCCTGATTGCCttgtcacttttacccctacccacatgtacatacctcaaatacctcgtgctcctgcacattgacttggtaccggtactcgttatggtttttattgtgttaccatttcctttttatttagaaaatatttGTCCTACTTTTTAACTGTGCACTGTTAGGAATgagcttgtaaataagcatttcactgtaaagtctacacctttTTTATTTGgcacaatacaatttgattgatttCCAAATACACAGAGTTTACACCCCAAGTAGCATCATTGCTCATCTGCAGCCCTTAAAGAGGGGCCAATCAGCTTAAGTCCAATAGTTTTTTCATATTGGGGACGCCATTTTCTGTAAATTGTGTCACAGTAAAAAGGGGGTCTATTCTATTCAGATGGGCTAATGGGACAATTTGGAGCAGTGGCAGTCGGTGCAGTTTAAgatgagtttgagtttatttttagtgcgcacattaatcaacatttcggtaaaaaagtgccggttttagccagcaggcaaattttcaaccgcagtccctgggtaGGTTATTAAAACCAATAAACAATTAATGAGCAGTGAGCACaagcagagcaacataggacaggcAAGACGTTGCATGCACACCGAGCAATGTAGCACAAAAAGCAACAAGACAAAATCCATAAAAGCAACTAAGTGTTTCCACACCtaacaagctacagacaacatggaaagtaGCAATACACAACTAGCGATTATGTTCAAAAGTCTGATTgtcctttagccatgtcttcatgttgtttgtgaatgtgtgataggtggtgcagttGTGTATCTGATGGCAGGGTATTCCAAACATgagaagctctcacagagaaagcagattgactaaaggtgcttttccttaagggaactatacagtcacctctcatggcagaccttgtggatccgCTGCCACGTTTGGGTTCTCTGTTTAACAAaagtactgagtggagggggagccaggccatttaggatcttgaatacaagacatgcgtcggtgtattgcacaagatttttccaactcaggagctcctgctttctgaggatgtaacagtgatgatggctattgggcttcctatcaagactttgagagcctgtttgcaGACAGACTGAAtgtgttttaatgttgtacagcaagcttgggcccaactagtcaaagCAGTATGTTAagagtgggggagtatcatagatttgaagtacagttttgctacttctgtagtcaaacaatttcatataaatcggaaattagctaagttgaatttggttatttgagggagaacactttttttttttaacaagcatggccttatttccaTTACAGcacattggatgactgtcattcatattccattccctcagctcaatgtaacatcgataggtttaggctactacatgattgtaAAATTtttcctatacccatcatgatgttgctacaacctagcctatgaacgAAGGTTTATAACGTAGGttcacag
Proteins encoded in this region:
- the dhrs7b gene encoding dehydrogenase/reductase SDR family member 7B isoform X1; protein product: MCVTHAGTNLGPAQGKLIWTGPPDPIFPAMERVMGGVVPLVLGGLGLVLLYRLLQRLQQGATIQDTVVVITGASSGLGRECARVFHAAKARLVLCGRDGARLQDVVQELIATAADSQQQTYTPCMVVFDLSDTVEVVAMAAKEILSCYGHVDVLINNAGISHRGNILETHISVQRDVMDTNYFGPIALTQAILPSMVRRHSGHVVVISSVQGKIAIPYRSAYAASKHATQAYFDCLRAEMERYNIQVTVVSPGYIRTNLSLNAVTCDGSKYGVLDETTALGREPKDVAQVVLKAVHHRSKEVLLAGPLPTLAIYIRTLWPALFFKVMASRARKEQKSKDE
- the dhrs7b gene encoding dehydrogenase/reductase SDR family member 7B isoform X2, giving the protein MERVMGGVVPLVLGGLGLVLLYRLLQRLQQGATIQDTVVVITGASSGLGRECARVFHAAKARLVLCGRDGARLQDVVQELIATAADSQQQTYTPCMVVFDLSDTVEVVAMAAKEILSCYGHVDVLINNAGISHRGNILETHISVQRDVMDTNYFGPIALTQAILPSMVRRHSGHVVVISSVQGKIAIPYRSAYAASKHATQAYFDCLRAEMERYNIQVTVVSPGYIRTNLSLNAVTCDGSKYGVLDETTALGREPKDVAQVVLKAVHHRSKEVLLAGPLPTLAIYIRTLWPALFFKVMASRARKEQKSKDE